A segment of the Cucurbita pepo subsp. pepo cultivar mu-cu-16 unplaced genomic scaffold, ASM280686v2 Cp4.1_scaffold000134, whole genome shotgun sequence genome:
agaagttgacaactaatcatattccctatagtacattctgagccATTTTAAGTCaaacatgatattttttaggCGTTGCCCtagaattagaaaagaaaaaatactagaatgaaaagagaaagataacaacagCTTAGCATATATATGACCTtaggtagggagaagttgacaactaatcatattccctatagtacattctgagccATTTTAAGTCaaacatgatattttttaggCGTTGCCCtagaattagaaaagaaaaaatactagaatgaaaagagaaagataacaacagCTTAGCATATATATGACCTtaggtagggagaagttgacaactaatcatattccctatagtacattctgagccATTTTAAGTCaaacatgatattttttaggCGTCGCCCtagaattagaaaagaaaaaatactagaatgaaaagacatgaaaggattggcttgtcatgggcatgcggccatgggcaatatgccctggacgagcatgaccgtgacacccaGCACACTAGATGGATTGGGCTGGTCTGCTGTTGCTGGATTGGTTAGGTCGCGCACTCTGGATTGGCTGGGCCGCATACGCTGGATGGGCTGTGCCACACACGCCGAATGGGCTGGGCCTCGCACGCTGGATTGGCTAGGCCGCACACACTCGATTGGGCTAGCCGTACTCACTCAATGGGCTGGGCCGCGCTCCCTCGAGTGGGCTTGGCCGCACACGCTGGATGGGCTGGGCGGCGCACGCTGGTTGCGCTGCGTTTCGTTTGTTGGTTCGGCTGGGCCGCTTGCGGTTAAGTGCGCTGGGTGTCACAAccttactatgaagagagtaggttgtgaccctcacgccaTGACAAGCAAAGGGGCGTCCCTCAAGAGACGCCCATCCGGCCATATGTGGGCCAACGTAGAAGAATGCCATGATGCGATCGAGGAGgacgatgcatcatccaacacaccaccacGCAAAGTGGGTATTGAAGACATGTTGAGACACAAGCATAACAGAGACATCAGCATAGACATGAAGgacaagataggcttgttgaagggccgggtagggccccgggccttaacctcaaaagtcgagGTTCCGGAAGGAATTTGGTCATGCGGTTCGGGAGTTAAgtccgtccatatgaaatatgaatgctcgccaagtTTGGTGTCGATCGGACATTGGACGgacaatgcacgacaccgtatgacacctcacgaaaatcatgtctactcctggtagaatgaaaatggctcaaaatgtactatagggggtaccatggtgttagctctccaccacccctgggccctgtggcctaagtgagctaccctgtggcacatacgtgtgtcacagtgtgggcgagcgtgccgagacgagtgtctcgggcgacttcctttgaaatgggtttttgaaggacagtaccggacggcacgggtgtgccggtattgcgccctagcccgcgtgttggaggttgctacatacacccgctatccggtacggtatccgtaaatgactcggcatgggcacgggagggcctatgcctcgatagaacccggatggatggatgttcgggaagccccgatgagatgaacgacacgcgggcccattctcgatggcacGACTGAACGAGTTATGATGGCCGACGACATCCCGAGACTCgggatggcgtcaagacatatggaccccgtcgatggggatcgagatggcaagatgagatgcgacgttgtattgagagaccttggcccgagtagaggcaaggtcgagccgaatgagTTGGCCTAgcgtagaggcaagtcggatgtgtcgcAAACGATTGAACATACACGCacaggcggcgtgtgtggttggacaagcttggattccgcacaagcgatgttcgattggcgaagacaaacctcgcctaaggtccgacgaagccacaaagccggggcgaaaaatatatatggggcttaattccccttaaggctggTCGTGAGCGTGTATAGATCACGATGCCGCACGGTTAAGAAAATAGGCTGGGCCGCACATGATGTATGGGCTGGGCCGCGCACGCTGGATAGATAAATACACAAGTTGTTGTTGgcaaaacaattaaattacaaaacaattaaatttaaaagaaagacCATCACTAAGTTATAGAAGCTACCAAACATCATCGTCATTTGTATTGTAAGTTGTTGATAATACTATAAAATATTCGGAACAAATAAGGATCGTGTTGTGTTGTAAGTTAGTAAACTTCCAAATTGTTGGAAAGAAATTGTCAAGAAATTTCGAGGGATATATCAAAgacttcaatttttaaaactaaaatcaaattataagtgaaatcaaatttatattaatattcttattcgATTCTATTCCATTAAAAGTGTAATATAACAATacacatcatttttatttaaaaatgtaaaacattcaaatataataatatttcatccatataaatataataggTGACATTCAAGTAAATGAGGGATATAGAACCGATACCGCATTCGGATTAAGGTGATCTTGAGAATAGGATGATTAAAAAAGACTTAAATAAAAGCTTTATAATTTAGTGTGTTTTACTTGAGCAATTCTATATTGCTGAAATGACTCATATTGTCTGTCTGAATTGTCTTTTAACTCTTAATAATTGAAGTCTTTTTTAATAAGTGAAATGACTCGTACTTCATAGTTAAACAtgactatgagatcccacatctgttgggaaagagaacgaaattccgtttataagggtgtggaataGAACGTGAATAGACCATAAACGGTAACCATTCATCTTAGGATTTAGAACTTGAATTTGGCACCTGATAGTCGTGGCATTCTCGTGCGATATAGACGTTACTTAAACAAAGGTGTACATTATTGATATagagtaatttttattttctttaaacatttcttaatcATCCTATTCTCAAAATTGCTCTCATTCGGATGTGATTTCAGTTTATTTATGTACCTCTTATTTACTCGGGTGACACAAAAGTTATTTCTACaagtataaatttaaatattagaatatagtttcatacttaaaaaaaaaaaaaacctatttattatttactacgtaagtaaattaattaataaataaatatagtagAAGACGGGAGACTTCTGTTTTACAAAAATGGAATTGGAAACGACGACGTTTTGATGGAGTAGTTTGACCGTAAGTGGCCGTTGACCGGTTGGCTGAAAATTTGGTCCACGATAGAGAAGTGAGCTTCACTCAGccattaaatttcaaactattGAAGTGGAAATTTGACTAAAATTCTGGAGTCTTGACCAATGACTTACGAGGTAGAGATAACAATGATTCATAGGTCGATAAgcttattaaaatttatacctTTAAAACGTTACTACAAgaagatttttcaaaaacacGAAAAAATACCGTAAATCTAGTCAACTATTGCACCTCACAATGACAAAACGTGacattttatgaattttgtattGCGCTCATTGGTTCAGTTTATAGGATTGGTGGGGGAGGTCAAATTCTTTAGTCGAGAGATCGAATTCACTAGGTCCCAAAAGGGGGGATTGGGGTCCCGTATTGATTAGAGAATGGAATGAGTGACAACGATGACGCTGAACCCCgaagggaagtggattgtgagatcttacacaATTGGGGAGAAGAAATAAACCTTCtttattataagggtgtagaaacttctacCTAacaggcgcgttttaaaaactttgaggaaaaaTCCTTAACGAAAAACTCAAATAGTACAATATTACTAACAGTGAACTGAAGTTGCTACCGTTGTGATAAGAAATTGGTATTTGACTCTTTATAAGTTGAATAACTCCCACGATTTTAGAGATAGATGAACTAATCATTTGATTATTAGAGGTCACCATGACATGTTAATTTGATAAAGTCCTCTTAAATAACATGATCATCGGTATTATGAggtatttcttttattttcttactaCAACAAAGGTAGAACTATGaagatttaaacttttttttttaaaacatgttaatTACCGTGATTATGCTCTTGCTACTTTCATTTCGTTTCTAATTactctaatttttattattattttttttaaatttttggatcTTGAATGAACAAAACTTTATgtaaaaatggttttttttttcttaattataaagaagaatattataactaaaaactaaataaaaattttcataattggagaaaataaagtaacagccaaattatatatatatataaaaaaaaaaaaatatatatatatatatatatatataatccaaCGGTGTGCGATGGGCGGGTCCCACACCGTTAATTAAAGTAAAACTTGGAATCGTTTTTCCAACGTAGTGATACGATCTGTCGTGTCCAAGTCAAGTCATCTCCCAATTTGCTGACTCATTAATGTGAATATTAATTACTTCCACCCAAATCCACAGGAACTTTACCTATTGGTTTCCTTTTAGTCACGTGGAacgattttatttatttattatttgaaagataattgaaaacatttttttttggattaattaggaaaatgaaaatagtgaTTAGAAAATTACTCAACACAATTATAAAAGCTAAATAATTATCGANaaaaaaaaaaaaaaaaaaaaaaaattatggatgctttcatcatcga
Coding sequences within it:
- the LOC111783968 gene encoding uncharacterized protein LOC111783968 → MKGLACHGHAAMGNMPWTSMTVTPSTLDGLGWSAVAGLVRSRTLDWLGRIRWMGCATHAEWAGPRTLDWLGRTHSIGLAVLTQWAGPRSLEWAWPHTLDGLGGARWLRCVSFVGSAGPLAVKCAGCHNLTMKRVGCDPHAMTSKGASLKRRPSGHMWANVEECHDAIEEDDASSNTPPRKVGIEDMLRHKHNRDISIDMKDKIGLLKGRVGPRALTSKVEVPEGIWSCGSGVKSVHMKYECSPSLVSIGHWTDNHVYSW